The Panulirus ornatus isolate Po-2019 chromosome 5, ASM3632096v1, whole genome shotgun sequence genome includes a window with the following:
- the LOC139747110 gene encoding uncharacterized protein isoform X2 — protein sequence MQLCLLSDGEDYVYDEEEESEEVKPKRMLQKRVAAKVKAGSTVGKTTKTKKEKATVDKLEKKTGKIVKPAKATVTTYDIVLDALSSSEDKKGMSLEAIKKYYIIHHPEKEWSKVRIFVKKAMLRGLKEGSIIRAKDSSESLGVKGRFKVNKKHQKPTAKKVKDVSVASESDQSKKKLAKVVDSKTNVTAKEGVVKACSTLQFKKSTKKANEVKEEKASGKENKVPGKQGRPPKNKPGPSVKTASKKPKSVSSKVLKSKTEGQNMSHKEFHKGNRSVPAKSSKKLK from the exons AGTGACGGGGAGGATTATGTttatgatgaagaggaagagagtgaggaagTAAAACCAAAGAGAATGCTGCAGAAAAGAGTGGCTGCTAAGGTAAAAGCTGGGTCCACGGTTGGGAAGACCACtaagacgaaaaaagaaaaagcaactgTAGACAAGctagaaaagaaaacggggaaaattGTGAAACCAGCTAAGGCCACAGTTACCACCTATGATATCGTCTTGGATGCCCTTTCCTCTAGTGAGGACAAGAAAGGGATGTCTTTAGAGGCCATCAAAAAATATTACATAA TTCACCACCCAGAGAAGGAATGGAGCAAGGTGAGGATCTTTGTAAAGAAAGCCATGTTGCGAGGCCTTAAGGAAGGAAGCATCATACGAGCCAAAGACAGTAGCGAGTCTCTTGGGGTGAAAGGCAGATTCAAG GTaaacaaaaaacatcaaaaacccACTGCTAAGAAAGTCAAAGATGTTTCTGTTGCCAGCGAGTCAGACCAGTCAAAGAAAAAATTGGCAAAGGTTGTGGATTCGAAGACTAATGTTACAGCAAAGGAAGGTGTAGTAAAGGCCTGTAGCACATTGCAATTCAAAAAGTCCACAAAGAAAGCTAATGAAGTTAAGGAGGAAAAGGCCTCAGGGAAGGAGAACAAAGTGCCTGGTAAACAGGGTAGACCACCCAAAAACAAACCTGGTCCAAGTGTCAAGACTGCCAGCAAGAAACCTAAGTCTGTCTCGTCCAAAGTTTTGAAGTCAAAGACTGAAGGACAAAATATGTCACATAAAGAGTTCCATAAGGGAAACAGATCTGTTCCAGCTAAGTCTTCTAAAAAACTGAAATAA
- the LOC139747110 gene encoding uncharacterized protein isoform X3, whose amino-acid sequence MLQKRVAAKVKAGSTVGKTTKTKKEKATVDKLEKKTGKIVKPAKATVTTYDIVLDALSSSEDKKGMSLEAIKKYYIIHHPEKEWSKVRIFVKKAMLRGLKEGSIIRAKDSSESLGVKGRFKVNKKHQKPTAKKVKDVSVASESDQSKKKLAKVVDSKTNVTAKEGVVKACSTLQFKKSTKKANEVKEEKASGKENKVPGKQGRPPKNKPGPSVKTASKKPKSVSSKVLKSKTEGQNMSHKEFHKGNRSVPAKSSKKLK is encoded by the exons ATGCTGCAGAAAAGAGTGGCTGCTAAGGTAAAAGCTGGGTCCACGGTTGGGAAGACCACtaagacgaaaaaagaaaaagcaactgTAGACAAGctagaaaagaaaacggggaaaattGTGAAACCAGCTAAGGCCACAGTTACCACCTATGATATCGTCTTGGATGCCCTTTCCTCTAGTGAGGACAAGAAAGGGATGTCTTTAGAGGCCATCAAAAAATATTACATAA TTCACCACCCAGAGAAGGAATGGAGCAAGGTGAGGATCTTTGTAAAGAAAGCCATGTTGCGAGGCCTTAAGGAAGGAAGCATCATACGAGCCAAAGACAGTAGCGAGTCTCTTGGGGTGAAAGGCAGATTCAAG GTaaacaaaaaacatcaaaaacccACTGCTAAGAAAGTCAAAGATGTTTCTGTTGCCAGCGAGTCAGACCAGTCAAAGAAAAAATTGGCAAAGGTTGTGGATTCGAAGACTAATGTTACAGCAAAGGAAGGTGTAGTAAAGGCCTGTAGCACATTGCAATTCAAAAAGTCCACAAAGAAAGCTAATGAAGTTAAGGAGGAAAAGGCCTCAGGGAAGGAGAACAAAGTGCCTGGTAAACAGGGTAGACCACCCAAAAACAAACCTGGTCCAAGTGTCAAGACTGCCAGCAAGAAACCTAAGTCTGTCTCGTCCAAAGTTTTGAAGTCAAAGACTGAAGGACAAAATATGTCACATAAAGAGTTCCATAAGGGAAACAGATCTGTTCCAGCTAAGTCTTCTAAAAAACTGAAATAA